A section of the Anabaena cylindrica PCC 7122 genome encodes:
- a CDS encoding STAS domain-containing protein has product MSLQIYVETTNPTTLCLALDGQLDTLTATDLDKSIHNSLTPNIQTLILDLQKLSFISSAGLRILAKARKTMKSREGKVYFTHPTPQVKKVFDIVKAVPLSEVFSNTQELDAYLEAMQAEVDGESD; this is encoded by the coding sequence ATGTCATTGCAAATCTACGTAGAAACTACTAACCCCACTACCTTGTGTTTAGCATTGGACGGTCAGCTTGATACACTGACAGCAACGGATTTAGATAAATCTATTCACAATAGTTTGACACCGAACATCCAAACCCTGATTTTAGATCTCCAGAAATTGAGTTTTATCTCCAGTGCCGGACTGCGAATTCTTGCCAAGGCACGAAAAACGATGAAATCAAGAGAGGGTAAGGTATATTTTACCCATCCTACTCCTCAAGTGAAGAAAGTATTTGATATCGTTAAAGCTGTTCCTCTCTCTGAGGTGTTTTCCAATACTCAGGAGTTAGATGCCTACTTAGAAGCCATGCAAGCTGAAGTAGATGGGGAAAGTGATTAA
- a CDS encoding Ycf66 family protein — translation MLFLLFLRRSKSRNLILVFDIIQLIFVPLIMLFCGFILLFQGWRLDPILQFVQFLLFILITYLLIKDIVFSTIDRK, via the coding sequence ATGCTATTTTTGCTATTTTTACGCAGATCTAAATCTAGGAATTTAATATTGGTATTTGATATTATTCAATTAATATTTGTACCATTGATCATGCTATTTTGCGGGTTCATCCTATTGTTTCAAGGTTGGAGATTAGATCCTATTCTTCAGTTTGTACAATTTTTGTTGTTCATATTAATTACTTACTTACTCATCAAAGATATTGTATTTAGTACAATTGATAGAAAATAA